The sequence below is a genomic window from Fuerstiella sp..
TTGAATTTGCCAATTGCGAGATGCTGGCGGATGCGCTCAGAGGACGCCGAACATTCTAAAATAACAAAGTTAAGAGAACGGCAGACCAGATCCAGTCCCATGAATGACATGGGGGAACACGGATCATAAAACAATTTGGCATGCGATTAGAAATTTCAAAATTTTTTCATTCGGTATGTAGTGTGTGAACCGGATCAGTCACTGACTAACTTTGGTTTTCGCATTTCAGAGTGGTATCAAGGTCTACCACACCCGACTTCTGACGTTCGTCATCATACTGATCAGTCATTCAACTGTTTGTAGCGCTTAACAACAATGCACCTGAATATTTCTCAGCAGATGAAAATGAGTCAGCAGATGAAGCTGGCTCCCAGAATGATCCAGTCAATGGAGATTCTGCAGCTGAATATGATGGGACTGAATGAACGCATTGAACAGGAGCTGGTGGAAAACGTTACTCTGGACGTCGTTGATCGCGATCGCGATGCTCCGACGGATGAAGCTGATGTTGTCATCAAGTCGGAAGATCCGGCAGAACGTCGCGAACTGGCGAAGGACGTGGAAGAACGTGAGCTGGTTGCCGGCAAGGACAATAACAACGAATCGGACTTCGAACGGCTGCTGGAGATTTCATCAGACTGGCCGGAAGACAATGTTGGTTTTGGCGGTTCCAGACCGTCATCCAACCAAATCAGTGACAGCATGGATCGTCAGCACGATGCCATGGCAAACATGACGGCCAGACCACAGTCGCTGCACGAATATCTGATGGAGCAGTTTTCATTCGCGACAGCAAGCGAGCCCGAACGTCAGTTTGGAGAATTTCTGATCCAGCACCTCGACCGTAATGGTCGTTTGCAGAGCCTGCTGGCAGAGATTGTGCAGCAGTTCAACCGGACGTGGGGCCATGAGTTGACTCAGGAACAGGCTGAGTCTGTTCTGGCAACGATTCAGCAGCTTGATCCTCCGGGTGTCGGTGCTCGTGATTACAAAGAAATGCTGTTGCTTCAGCTGCGGGACCACATGCCTTTTTCTGATGTGATGCGAGTACTGATTGGCGATCATCTGGAAGACATTGCCAACAATCGACTTCCACTGATTCAAAAGGCGACCGATTTTAGTCTGGACATGATTAAGGTCGGGATAGAGCAG
It includes:
- the rpoN gene encoding RNA polymerase factor sigma-54 → MSQQMKLAPRMIQSMEILQLNMMGLNERIEQELVENVTLDVVDRDRDAPTDEADVVIKSEDPAERRELAKDVEERELVAGKDNNNESDFERLLEISSDWPEDNVGFGGSRPSSNQISDSMDRQHDAMANMTARPQSLHEYLMEQFSFATASEPERQFGEFLIQHLDRNGRLQSLLAEIVQQFNRTWGHELTQEQAESVLATIQQLDPPGVGARDYKEMLLLQLRDHMPFSDVMRVLIGDHLEDIANNRLPLIQKATDFSLDMIKVGIEQIQTLNPYPGRGFEQRPVQRVTPDLSLEKDETGRYVVKLLDEYIPELRISPRYQKMMQANPTAETKEWIKKKVESARWLIEAIEQRYSTLKKVAQEIIDHQIEFLDNGPEHIAPLKMQQIADRVGVHVTTVSRAVDEKWIQTPRGLFPLKRFFKHGTQTSSGEDIAWETIGIRLQELIDSEDKKKPLSDDALVEALAGKGLKLARRTITKYRKKMGIPSSRQRREY